CGAAAGTGCAAATTGCATCTCAGCGTTAATGTTCTGGTAAGTCTCAGCATATAGTTGAAACATATGTTTGGTAATTTACATTCAGGAAACTTTCCATAATTGCatcatacatactatataagtCACATTGCTAGCTTGATCTTCATAAATCAAAAGACTGAAGTCTCTGACATTCTAGATTTCTTGTCTGTTATCAATGATAAGATAATATGCATTATTTGTTTATCAGTTGTAATTATACAACTATTTTTAGCTCTTCCGCCATTCCAAtctgttattaaataaaatgttaaaagttTTCCAGGTCTAATGAAATACATGTCCTTGGTTtacaattatgtttttttgatttgattttcgtTATTTTTACACGATTACAAAATGACATCTTGCTTACaagtaatatttaataattacaaatttaaattattaaaataaaactagtTAACATGCTTGGCAACAAATATAAGAAATCTTTGTACTTTAGACTCAAATAAAGTATTGAATAATatccaaaaatttgcataatacaATTTGGTTGTGgtcattaatatttatataattatttaaattatttatgcaattttaaactaaaatgaacttgttgcataattataatttgttttgaaatataaatggttttcatgtattttaaaaactaaaacatgggtgttttttaattgtaaaagtttttttaatttttagaactgttaaattatacttttattatatattttttcgtcTTTTATCTGttatctaatttatttttattgcatttacaactttttaaatttaagagtTCATgttcatttcacatttcataaCTTTCCGaattaattttcatacttttataaatcatttttaatttctaaagtTGTAATATCAATTTTTCCGATACAGTTTTGCACTGCCTATATTATTTAAGGGGCGGAAAACAACATTAGAGCCAAGTGATCTCTATGATGTGCTCCAAGAGCATAAGGGTGACAACTTGGGCGAGAAGGTGTTTCAAGCTTGGCAGGATGAGGCAAAAAAGATTTCGGAGAGAAAGGGTCGCAATCCCAAGAATGGGATTCTGAGGGTGATACTCAAAGTTTTTGGCTGGGAACTTGTGTATACCGGCATTGTGATTGCAATACTGGAGATTGGACTGAGGTAAgatgtttaataaatatatacgtatattattatatatattattcaataattagAGTTTATCATTAAATTATCAGGAAaccaattttttatttatggtttTTTCCTTTGTAAatgattattcaaattatGTCTGATAAGAACTTGAGTGggccaaaaatataaaattctttacCTTGACTGACTAGCTGATTGATCTACGCACTGCCCCAAAATCTTAACACATTacacaacattttttataacttGATATGGCACCaagaagttatttaatattcaaagtctaattattgaattaaaaaaaaagaaaatgaaattagtcTTAGAACAGAGAATTAGAATGTTAGTTTAGTTAAGGCGCAAACAATAATGTTTGTATTACAACTATGTCTATTAAAGTAATAAACCAAACAcatttaaacattatttaactttaatttttctttacagGGTAACGACACCTTTGCTGCTGGCCGGATTGATATCGGAGTTCACCCAGCATGGCAATGGAAAGAGTGTGAACGCACAGATCTATGGAGCTTTGCTGGTCGCCTGCACTGTGTTGGGTGTGCTGCTTATCCATCCCTACATGATGCACATGACGCATTTGGCGATGAAGATGCGTGTCGCTGTCAGCTGTGCTATTTATCGTAAGGCGTTACGCCTGAGTCGCACTGCTTTGGGTGGCACCACAACGGGCCAGGTTGTGAATCTGGTATCCAATGATTTGGGTCGCTTCGATCGTGCACTGATTCATCTGCACTACCTGTGGCTGGGACCACTGGAGTTGTTGATTGCCTCGTACTTTATGTATCAGCAAATTGGAGTCGCTTCCCTTTATGGCATTGCCATTCTGATACTTTACCTGCCACTCCAGACCTACCTCAGTAGATTGACGTCGAAACTGAGATTACGCACTGCGCTGGTCACCGATCGGAGAGTGAGAATGATGAATGAGATTATTTCCGGCATACAGGTGATCAAGATGTATGCCTGGGAGAAGCCCTTTGAGAAAATGGTGTCTAGCACTCGAGTCAGCGAGATGAGTGTGATCCGCAAGGTGAATTACATACGCGGCATACTGCTCTCCTTTGAGATAACGCTCGGCAGGATTGCCATCTTTGCCAGCCTGTTGGCATATGTGCTCACGGGTGGCCAACTCACGGCAGAGCGCGCTTTCTGTGTGACCGCATTCTACAATATTCTGCGACGCACCGTGAGCAAATTCTTTCCCAGTGGCATGTCCCAAGTGGCTGAGTTGTTGGTATCCATGCAGCGCATCTCACAGTTCATGATACGCGAGGAGATTGATATACAGCAGCTGGATGATGAGCAGCAGCCAGAGGGGCAGCCCGAGGAGAAGAACCGTCTGATCAATGGCCAGTCGCATTCTTCGCCTAGTTCCAGCGAGATTTCTGTGGAGCTCAAAGACTTGAAGGCACGCTGGAATGCCGAACACACAGATCCCATATTGGACAATATTAACCTGAAGTTGCAAGGACGGCAACTGGTGGCAGTCATTGGTCCGGTGGGCTCTGGCAAATCCAGTCTCATCCAAGCCATTCTCGGCGAACTAAGTCCTGAAGCGGGCAACGTTAAGCTCAGCGGACGCATCTCATACGCGGCTCAAGAGCCTTGGCTCTTTAGTGCCACCGTACGAGAGAATATACTCTTCGGACTGCCCCTGGACAAGCAACGCTATCGCACTGTGGTCAAGATGTGCGCCTTGGAGCGTGACTTTGAGCTGCTGGATCAAGGTGATAAGACGATGGTCGGAGAACGAGGTGCTTCGCTATCAGGCGGACAGAGGGCTCGTATTAGTTTGGCGCGTGCTGTTTACCGCAAGGCGGATGTCTATCTGCTGGATGATCCCTTGAGCGCTGTAGACACGCATGTGGGACGCCATCTGTTCGACCAATGTATGCGAGGATTTCTGCGCAATCAACTGGTGATCTTGGTAACGCATCAACTGCAGTTCCTAGAGCATGCAGATCAGATTGTCATCATGGACAAGGGCAAGATCACCGACATTGGCACCTACCAGCACATGCTCAAGAGTGGACAGGACTTTGCCCAGTTGCTTGCACAGCAGCCGCCCGAGGAGGTCGAGGAAGAGACCAAGGTCAAGAAGTCTAAATCAACGGATGACACTAGCTCAAAGGCCAGCTATTCGCGTCACAATAGCATGGAGAGTCGTAACAGTGTCTCCTCAATGGGCTCTAGTGTGGACGACTCGTTAATAGGCAAGGAAGACCAGCCTAAACAGGTGCAGGAATCCCGCTCCGCCGAGAAGATTGGTTGGGACATGTATCAGAAGTACTTTTCCGCTGGCTGCAGTTGGTTCATGCTCATCATAGTCCTCTTCTTGTGCATTGGTACCCAGGTAATGGCATCCTGGGGTGACTACTTCCTTTCCTACTGGTAAGTCACAATCAAAGTTGGTGACAACTTTAGGGTCTTTTATATCGCTAACTGTATGTTCAAGAGCTATCAAAAAAATCTTGAATGAACCTCCAAAATAACATGGTTTAATTATAAGTCTGTCCGCtcactgttgttgtgtttatcTTTAAGATTAGGCGCCCTAAAACTACTGAAACCACTGACAACACGCTAAGctaattttagaaattgacaCATTGCCCATAAATAGGGAATTACATGACTTCGttttatcttatttttatcttttttataCCAAAGCTGTTTGTTTACTAAATCTGTTCATCGCTTTGCAGGGTGAAGAACAACTCGACCTCCGAGCTGGACATCTACTACTTTACCGCTATCAATGTGGCGCTGATCTTGTTCGTCATGCTGCGCACTTTGCTCTTCTTCAGCATGGCTATGCATTCATCCACCGAGCTACACAACTCGATGTTCCGCGGCATAACACATGCTGCCATGTACTTCTTTAACACAAATCCATCGGGTCGGATATTGAATCGTTTCGCTATGGACTTGGGTCAAGTGGATGAAGTGCTGCCCGCTGTGATGCTGGattgcatacaaatttttcTCACGATGACTGGCATTATcagtgtgttgtgtgtatcAAATCCCTGGTATCTGATCAATACGATTGCCATGTTCATCGCCTTCCACTATCTGCGCAACTTTTACCTAAGCACCTCCCGGGATGTGAAGCGTCTCGAGGCTGTTGCTCGCTCTCCGATGTACTCGCACTTTGGCGGCACTTTGACGGGTTTGCCTACAATACGTGCGATGCGTGCTCAAAAGATGTTGACGGCGGAGTATGATCAGTATCAGGATAATCATTCCATTGGCTACTATACATTCCTGTCGACAAGTCGCGCCTTCGGATATTACCTCGACTTATTCTGTGTTATCTATGTGCTTATAATAATCTTGAATAACTTTTTCTATCCGCCCGATAATCCCGGACAGATTGGTCTGGCAATTACACAGGCCATGTCCATGACGGGCACGGTGCAGTGGGGCATGCGACAGTCAGCAGAGCTGGAGAACTCCATGACATCCGTGGAGCGTGTGATGGAGTATAGAAACTTGAAAGCTGAAGGCGACTTTAGCTCACCTGCGGGCAAAAAGCCACCAGCAAGTTGGCCTGAAGCTGGTGAAATTGTTGCCGATGATTTAAGTTTACGCTACGAGCCAGATCCTCAATCGCCTTATGTTCTAAAGTCGCTCAACTTTATCATACAACCATGTGAGAAGGTTGGTATTGTGGGACGCACAGGAGCGGGTAAATCCTCACTGATTAATGCACTGTTCCGGCTCTCGTACAACGATGGCTCCATTTTGATCGACAAACGCGATACGGAAGAGTTGGGCTTGTATGATCTGCGTAGCAAGATTTCGATTATACCTCAGGAGCCTGTGTTGTTCTCTGGCACAGTGCGCTACAACTTGGATCCATTTGAGCAGTATCCGGACCAGAAACTATGGCAATCATTGGAGGAAGTAAGTTTAACACACAGTCCATATCACAGATGTAATTCATTTTCTCTATTTCTTCTTCAGGTGCATTTGAAGGATGAAGTTTCTGAGCTCCCTATGGGACTGCTGGGTAACATTTCTGAGGGTGGATCCAACTTCAGCGTGGGTCAACGTCAACTGGTGTGCCTGGCTCGTGCTATTCTGCGCGAGAATCGTGTGCTTGTCATGGATGAGGCCACTGCCAATGTGGATCCACAAACTGATGCTCTTATACAGACTACGATCAGAAACAAGTTCAAAGATTGCACGGTGCTAACGATTGCTCATCGTCTACACACTATTATGGACTCGGACAAGGTGATGGTATTGGATGCGGGACATGTTGTGGAGTTTGGCGCGCCTTATGAACTCTTGACGGCATCCCAGACTAATGTCTTTCATAGCATGGTTATGCAAACGGGGAAGTCAACATTTGATCACCTTTTGAAAATAGCCGAGCAggtaattttgcatttatagtCAATTTTGGTAAgctatatttaataaattcttatttcttGCAGGCTTATGAAAAAAACAAGGTGGAGAAGTCTGAAtaattgcattgaaaatttttaaaatggaatgtcatatatttttatagatatTATCTTGTACACTATTGCAGTAATGCATTTACTTAACTAGACAataattgccaaaaactaaatatgTTCAGAATAAACTCGtacttaattaataaacataccTCAATAAACCATTTTTTGTAATGCTCTTCAAATAAGCGCTCCTTTTTAGGtgtctttaatttaatacaatgtGAAGTGTGGCCAGCTTTTGTGTGTCATATTTTGCGAATGTGCcgcaatggtatatttttcttttcaataaatCTGTGGTCACACTCGAATTAGAACACATGTTTCGTTTGTTgtgaaaaattgtaaacaaaaactactttattttatatctaataaaaaaatttattgtgATTGCCGATGCATATGTAATGAAAAGGAGTGCCACAATGGATCAACAATTAACTTACGAGACAGCAATTAAGAAGGGTAACGATATATCAATGACATTTCTATAATTTTGTGTAAGTTTGGTTTTTATCTTTTAGCGCAATTGGTGGAGAGAAACCCGCAACTTCAGTTAGACCCTCTTCGAGTGTCCATGCACGAAGAAACTGATATCATAAAACTCGCTCAAGAAATACAGGCTGCTGATAAGCAATTGAAGAACAGCACAAGCCAGAAATTGGTTGTTATTCTAGATCAGGCAAGTTTCTGCCCCTTATCGGTGTTTTGCAAAGCGTTTGTGTAACTTGAACTCTTTTTAGATAAAAATGTTACAAGCACAGGCGATGAACATACTGCAGGAGTCCAACGACAGCCGTGCACTTCACAGCGCTGCTTGCAATTTTACAAAGAAGCCTGGCCATATCTATCATCTCTATCAGAGGGCAACAGGgcaaaattattttagcatGCTATCGCCAGAGGTAGACAGAtctcaatatttttttatgttatcaATAgctaaactaaatataattgtaGGAATGGAATCATCCAGCAGACCAGACGTTTAAGGGCAGCTATAGACTCGAATATGATTTAAGCTGGACGCCAGTGGACAAAATAAGAGAGCACGATGATAAACTGAAATGGGTGGAACGTTGTATGAACAGTGAAAGTAGCGTAACAGCAGCTATAGATTTTAACATGGCAGATAACTaaagttttaatttacttttaacaaTAAATCGTTGGAATTACAGTCACAATCACTATCTCACATACAAATAATTGTAAGATGGAGTAACAATTGTTTGCTTACTTTAATATAAAGATGTAacgacaataaaaatattaatttttgaatgTGTGCGGTATTCCTTTTCTTGTGGTAATTTAAACAGATACAATTATCGATTGGTCGATAACCCAGGCAAGCAGTGTTCGCCCATCTCTATGGTTGTgtgcagctgttttgtttacGCTGCAACAgctgtgttatttttttctgtgaaaatttctaatttttgtttggttttgtcaCTTTTATTTCACGTCTACGATGTCCACAGCAAACGGAATGTATTACAGTCTGCTCGAGTGGTTCAAAACTCTCAATTTAAATGCACCACATGCTAATGCCGAAGAATTGGCCGATGGCGTTGCGTTGGCCCAAGCGCTGAATCAGTTTGCACCCGAATCGTTTACGGATTCGTGGCTGTCCAAGATAAAATCCAGTGCTGTCGGTAGCAATTGGCGTTTGCGAATGAGTAATCTGAAAAAGGTGGTTGAAGGTGTCTACGAATACTACACTGATGTGCTGAATTATACGCTGCAACATGATTTCCTGAGACCGGATGTTCAGGCAATTGCTGAAAAGTGCGATCTCACGGAGTTGGAGCGCTTGCTGCAATTGGTGTTGGGTTGCGCGGTCAATTGTGCCAAGAAGCAGTCCTACATCACCGAGATCATGGGCCTCGAGGAGGAGTTGCAGGCAAATATTATGCGTGCGCTGCAAGAGCTGGAAACATCGACACGTCAGTCGTCGGCGTCATCGGAGGGCGGCGGCGTTGTTAGTTCGATGTCACGCAACTCTTTAAGCGGCATGCTGGATGGTAATGCAAAGGCCTTGCAATTGCAGCTACAGGAGGAACGCGATGCTATAGCACAAAAATGTTTCGAGACCGAGAAGAAAATGCTGCTGTTGATCGATGAGAAGACCAATTTGCAACAGGAGCTGCAAAAGGTTCAGCAGGAGTTTGCGCGTCTCGAGCACAACACTATTGGCGATGATGGCGTTTCACTAGGTCCCATTCAAGCGGGATCTGTGCGCTACAATGAGCTAAGGTTTgcatacaatttgttaattcCATTTTATTAGCAAATTCTAATTATTTGTCATCTTAGACGGCAACTTGACTTGATAAAAGAAGAGCTTTTGCAATCGGAGGGTGCTCGTGAGGATTTGAAGATCAAGGCTCAGCAACAAGAGACCGATATGCTGCACATGCAACAGCGCATCGATGAGCTAATGGTAAGCATTAAAAATCAGTtaaaatttctattaatttcTGATTATTCCATCCAAAACAGAAAAGCACTGCAGTGTTGACAACACTTAAGGATGAGGTGGATGTGCTGCGCGAATCGACGGACAAGCTCAAAGTGTGCGAGGCCCAACTGGAGACCTACAAAAAGAAGCTGGAGGAGTACAATGACCTCAAGAAGCATGTCAAGTTGCTGGAGGAGCGCAGTGCTGATTATGTGCAGCAAAATGCACAGTTCGAAGAGGATGCCAAACGTTATGCCAACACAAAGGGACAAATTGAGCTCTTCAAGAAGGAGATTCAAGATCTGCATGCCAAATTGGACAACGAGAGTAGCAAGAATGTGAAACTGGAGTTTGACAACAAGAATTTGGAGGGCAAGAATCTTGCATTGCAGCGTGCCAAGGATAGTTTGCTTAAAGAACGCGACAATCTGCGCGAGGCTTGCGATGAACTCAAGTGCGGTCAACTGTCAACCAATTCGGGCAGCATTGGCGGTAACACAATGTCCAGGGAGCTGCAGCCATCGGCTATGATGGATAAGATTCAACGTCTGGAGGCAGAGAACAAAGCACTACGTGAGGGGCAAGGCGGGCAAACAGCATTGGCAGTAAGATGGAACTATTTGCTGCTTTGTAATagtaattcattaaatttttccaCAGCAATTGCTGGATGATGCAAACAAACGCTGCGAGAATCTGCGCGAGCAATTAAAGACGGCCAACGAACGGATTCTCAGCTTGTCGCATGCCTCACAAAGCGATGATCCCATCTTAAAAGAGTAAGTTCAAGATaataaagttgataaataagtagctaatttatttttctatttagaAATGAGTTCAGCAAACAAATCAAGCAGCTAATGGAACTGAATGAACAGAAGAGTAAGTAAAAATCtacaaatattgtttatgcataataataattgttaataCTTATGTTTTATAGCGCTGCAAGTTGAAGAGTCTGCCACACAAATCTCCACGATGCACGGCAAGATCACACAGCTGGAGTCGAGTCTGGCTACACGAGAACAAGAGGTCATGGCCTATGAAATAAAGTATAGGAAATGTGTGGAACGCGCTAAGGAAGTAATCAAGAACATTGATCCGCGTATAGCCAATGGTTTGTCTCTGCCAAACAACCACCAACATGCaacttataataaaatattccttACAGTAATTGATGCCAGTGCACTGGAGAAGAGCGTCGATGTGATTGAGGAGGAAGCAAAGCCCAAGATGAGCGGCATGGAGGAGCAGCTGATGACGACCGCTTTCTACAGATTAGGCATTAATGCACAACGCGATGCAGTAGACTCGAAATTGGCCTTATTGATGAGTTCGGGACAAACATTCTTGGCGCGGCAGCGGCAATCGGCGCCACGCAAATCGTTGACAACAATGAAATCCaaatagtttagtttttaatcGAGCagttcgtttgttttttttaacaaaaaccGTATATGCATATCCATATAatacacacctacacacattATTTATTCGGGTTATACACAAcgcaataatatatatttttaatttaatccCCCATATACTCGGTGTTCAGGATTGTTACTTCCTAATAAAAGTACCAAgtgttgaatataatataatattataactttatgatGACAATCGAGCATTTTTCGTAGATTTCTCGCTGCAAAACCGTATTAATTGCTGGATCTCagctttttattaaattcttttcgAACCCTGAAATAATATTGCacacatttttgtttggtatttgTTAACATTATTGTAGTTTTTAATTCAGTATTTGATACATTTTACGCAAGGTTCTggacaaaaaacataaatagtGTTTGTGGAATTATACAATTACAATATAGTTATAATCGTGGGATCGTGTGTCccagtttttttctttctcgctTATCAATAGTCTTTTTTATAGCATTGGCACACgtgaaaatgcattttccgATTCGTGTTTGAAACTAAACGGGGGGAATTAAGCTTGCTCCTGCTCATGTCCATGTTCCTCGTCATAACAAAGCAACAAACTTGCGCACAGTCTACATAAACATTCATATTCCATATCCATATCCACATCTATATCcatctatatattttacttatataCTTAGTACATAAAAGCTATTCCATCGAACTGTACAAGGCCGCTGCAGTTTGGAGATCTACCAGGGCCGCCACATGCTCTCATCGGAGCCCTGCTGCAGCACCAGCTGCTGTGCCCGATACTCCTCCTCCTGGCGCAGCCGCAACGCCTGCCTGGCCGCACTGCTCGTCTGTGGACTCGCATCCAGAGTTTCATTCTCATTGGAACCGATGCCGCTCTCCGAACGTGGCGACGATTGCTGTGTGGCTGGCGCGGACTTGAGCTCCGAGACACCTGAACTCACCGAGGCCGCTGCAGATGAGGAGGCCACGGAGGCGGGACGCTCGCTGAGCACAGTGCTTGCTGCGGCCACAGTGGCGGCATTGTTGGCCACACTATTGGCATAGGCAGCCGCGGCGGCAGCTGCCACATGCGCTGCCTCAATGCTGCCCGCAAAGTTTGGACTCAACTTGCCGGCGAGATGTGGCTGCAAGCGCTGCAGCTCAATCAGACGCTCGAAGTCGGTGCGCGTGGCAATGGGATCGACCATGGGCTGGGCACTCAGACCCAATGCTGCCGCCAGTTGGACGTAGTGTGGCGGCAACACAAGCACGCCGTTGCCGCCCTCcttcagctgctgcttatACTGCTCGAGCACGTTGACGCAGACGaccttgttgttgctggcatcgTGCTCGTAGGCCAACTCGATGGCTGTGGCACTGCCATTTGGCTGTGGCGTCACTTGTGGCacttgcaactgctgcagctgctgctgctgctgttgttgctgttgctgttgcgtctGTGGCGTTGCCTGTTGACCCCGATTATTATTCTCGTCCTGCGGCGCTTGCAACacacgttgctgctgctgttgatcgCCTGGCGCCTTGCTGTAATCCAATGGATTCGAGTCCTGACTGCTGTAATCCAACGAATGCTCTTCGGGCTGTGTTTGCTTCTTAATCTCaaagcagttgctgctgctgtttggaCTATCGGCAAAGTTGTTTGGCGTCGCGTGTGTCGGACAGATTTCCACATCAATCTCGGCTATGCATTGATCCAGATGTCGCAGCAGTCGCGCCTTCGAACCCGGTTCCGCCAGCGTTGGCATATTGCCCATTGGCGGCGGCTCCGGCGTGGCCAAATAACGTGCCACTTCTCGGGCACAATCCGTGTAGCCGGCGCGATATTTATTCACAGCTGCTGCGC
This DNA window, taken from Drosophila nasuta strain 15112-1781.00 chromosome 2L, ASM2355853v1, whole genome shotgun sequence, encodes the following:
- the LOC132797975 gene encoding probable multidrug resistance-associated protein lethal(2)03659 — its product is MAADKLPPNPRESANCISALMFCFALPILFKGRKTTLEPSDLYDVLQEHKGDNLGEKVFQAWQDEAKKISERKGRNPKNGILRVILKVFGWELVYTGIVIAILEIGLRVTTPLLLAGLISEFTQHGNGKSVNAQIYGALLVACTVLGVLLIHPYMMHMTHLAMKMRVAVSCAIYRKALRLSRTALGGTTTGQVVNLVSNDLGRFDRALIHLHYLWLGPLELLIASYFMYQQIGVASLYGIAILILYLPLQTYLSRLTSKLRLRTALVTDRRVRMMNEIISGIQVIKMYAWEKPFEKMVSSTRVSEMSVIRKVNYIRGILLSFEITLGRIAIFASLLAYVLTGGQLTAERAFCVTAFYNILRRTVSKFFPSGMSQVAELLVSMQRISQFMIREEIDIQQLDDEQQPEGQPEEKNRLINGQSHSSPSSSEISVELKDLKARWNAEHTDPILDNINLKLQGRQLVAVIGPVGSGKSSLIQAILGELSPEAGNVKLSGRISYAAQEPWLFSATVRENILFGLPLDKQRYRTVVKMCALERDFELLDQGDKTMVGERGASLSGGQRARISLARAVYRKADVYLLDDPLSAVDTHVGRHLFDQCMRGFLRNQLVILVTHQLQFLEHADQIVIMDKGKITDIGTYQHMLKSGQDFAQLLAQQPPEEVEEETKVKKSKSTDDTSSKASYSRHNSMESRNSVSSMGSSVDDSLIGKEDQPKQVQESRSAEKIGWDMYQKYFSAGCSWFMLIIVLFLCIGTQVMASWGDYFLSYWVKNNSTSELDIYYFTAINVALILFVMLRTLLFFSMAMHSSTELHNSMFRGITHAAMYFFNTNPSGRILNRFAMDLGQVDEVLPAVMLDCIQIFLTMTGIISVLCVSNPWYLINTIAMFIAFHYLRNFYLSTSRDVKRLEAVARSPMYSHFGGTLTGLPTIRAMRAQKMLTAEYDQYQDNHSIGYYTFLSTSRAFGYYLDLFCVIYVLIIILNNFFYPPDNPGQIGLAITQAMSMTGTVQWGMRQSAELENSMTSVERVMEYRNLKAEGDFSSPAGKKPPASWPEAGEIVADDLSLRYEPDPQSPYVLKSLNFIIQPCEKVGIVGRTGAGKSSLINALFRLSYNDGSILIDKRDTEELGLYDLRSKISIIPQEPVLFSGTVRYNLDPFEQYPDQKLWQSLEEVHLKDEVSELPMGLLGNISEGGSNFSVGQRQLVCLARAILRENRVLVMDEATANVDPQTDALIQTTIRNKFKDCTVLTIAHRLHTIMDSDKVMVLDAGHVVEFGAPYELLTASQTNVFHSMVMQTGKSTFDHLLKIAEQAYEKNKVEKSE
- the LOC132798133 gene encoding uncharacterized protein C1orf50 homolog, whose translation is MKRSATMDQQLTYETAIKKAQLVERNPQLQLDPLRVSMHEETDIIKLAQEIQAADKQLKNSTSQKLVVILDQIKMLQAQAMNILQESNDSRALHSAACNFTKKPGHIYHLYQRATGQNYFSMLSPEEWNHPADQTFKGSYRLEYDLSWTPVDKIREHDDKLKWVERCMNSESSVTAAIDFNMADN
- the LOC132798104 gene encoding protein hook isoform X1 — encoded protein: MSTANGMYYSLLEWFKTLNLNAPHANAEELADGVALAQALNQFAPESFTDSWLSKIKSSAVGSNWRLRMSNLKKVVEGVYEYYTDVLNYTLQHDFLRPDVQAIAEKCDLTELERLLQLVLGCAVNCAKKQSYITEIMGLEEELQANIMRALQELETSTRQSSASSEGGGVVSSMSRNSLSGMLDGNAKALQLQLQEERDAIAQKCFETEKKMLLLIDEKTNLQQELQKVQQEFARLEHNTIGDDGVSLGPIQAGSVRYNELRRQLDLIKEELLQSEGAREDLKIKAQQQETDMLHMQQRIDELMKSTAVLTTLKDEVDVLRESTDKLKVCEAQLETYKKKLEEYNDLKKHVKLLEERSADYVQQNAQFEEDAKRYANTKGQIELFKKEIQDLHAKLDNESSKNVKLEFDNKNLEGKNLALQRAKDSLLKERDNLREACDELKCGQLSTNSGSIGGNTMSRELQPSAMMDKIQRLEAENKALREGQGGQTALAQLLDDANKRCENLREQLKTANERILSLSHASQSDDPILKENEFSKQIKQLMELNEQKTLQVEESATQISTMHGKITQLESSLATREQEVMAYEIKYRKCVERAKEVIKNIDPRIANVIDASALEKSVDVIEEEAKPKMSGMEEQLMTTAFYRLGINAQRDAVDSKLALLMSSGQTFLARQRQSAPRKSLTTMKSK
- the LOC132798104 gene encoding protein hook isoform X2, whose product is MYYSLLEWFKTLNLNAPHANAEELADGVALAQALNQFAPESFTDSWLSKIKSSAVGSNWRLRMSNLKKVVEGVYEYYTDVLNYTLQHDFLRPDVQAIAEKCDLTELERLLQLVLGCAVNCAKKQSYITEIMGLEEELQANIMRALQELETSTRQSSASSEGGGVVSSMSRNSLSGMLDGNAKALQLQLQEERDAIAQKCFETEKKMLLLIDEKTNLQQELQKVQQEFARLEHNTIGDDGVSLGPIQAGSVRYNELRRQLDLIKEELLQSEGAREDLKIKAQQQETDMLHMQQRIDELMKSTAVLTTLKDEVDVLRESTDKLKVCEAQLETYKKKLEEYNDLKKHVKLLEERSADYVQQNAQFEEDAKRYANTKGQIELFKKEIQDLHAKLDNESSKNVKLEFDNKNLEGKNLALQRAKDSLLKERDNLREACDELKCGQLSTNSGSIGGNTMSRELQPSAMMDKIQRLEAENKALREGQGGQTALAQLLDDANKRCENLREQLKTANERILSLSHASQSDDPILKENEFSKQIKQLMELNEQKTLQVEESATQISTMHGKITQLESSLATREQEVMAYEIKYRKCVERAKEVIKNIDPRIANVIDASALEKSVDVIEEEAKPKMSGMEEQLMTTAFYRLGINAQRDAVDSKLALLMSSGQTFLARQRQSAPRKSLTTMKSK
- the LOC132798121 gene encoding probable basic-leucine zipper transcription factor Q isoform X1 → MTAKRDKDYTKNKSTAGLGFSASSSTNGSGIKSIALVSSSQNVTSSQDISKRTNKPLMEKRRRARINQSLAILKALILESTKHQNAKNGQDQGQAKHTKLEKADILELTVRHFQRHRNLDDPTAVNKYRAGYTDCAREVARYLATPEPPPMGNMPTLAEPGSKARLLRHLDQCIAEIDVEICPTHATPNNFADSPNSSSNCFEIKKQTQPEEHSLDYSSQDSNPLDYSKAPGDQQQQQRVLQAPQDENNNRGQQATPQTQQQQQQQQQQQLQQLQVPQVTPQPNGSATAIELAYEHDASNNKVVCVNVLEQYKQQLKEGGNGVLVLPPHYVQLAAALGLSAQPMVDPIATRTDFERLIELQRLQPHLAGKLSPNFAGSIEAAHVAAAAAAAYANSVANNAATVAAASTVLSERPASVASSSAAASVSSGVSELKSAPATQQSSPRSESGIGSNENETLDASPQTSSAARQALRLRQEEEYRAQQLVLQQGSDESMWRPW
- the LOC132798121 gene encoding uncharacterized protein LOC132798121 isoform X2, whose protein sequence is MTAKRDKDYTKNKSTAGLGFSASSSTNGSGIKSIALVSSSQNVTSSQDISKRTNKPLMEKRRRARINQSLAILKALILESTKHQNAKNGQDQGQAKHTKLEKADILELTVRHFQRHRNLDDPTVNKYRAGYTDCAREVARYLATPEPPPMGNMPTLAEPGSKARLLRHLDQCIAEIDVEICPTHATPNNFADSPNSSSNCFEIKKQTQPEEHSLDYSSQDSNPLDYSKAPGDQQQQQRVLQAPQDENNNRGQQATPQTQQQQQQQQQQQLQQLQVPQVTPQPNGSATAIELAYEHDASNNKVVCVNVLEQYKQQLKEGGNGVLVLPPHYVQLAAALGLSAQPMVDPIATRTDFERLIELQRLQPHLAGKLSPNFAGSIEAAHVAAAAAAAYANSVANNAATVAAASTVLSERPASVASSSAAASVSSGVSELKSAPATQQSSPRSESGIGSNENETLDASPQTSSAARQALRLRQEEEYRAQQLVLQQGSDESMWRPW